One genomic segment of Bradyrhizobium prioriisuperbiae includes these proteins:
- a CDS encoding YcaO-like family protein gives MDRSLRVSLNWEAFVINLAPLDLHSRSGRKLLEGTASVASAELVALAPRLARTFSLTSPFAPGLHCIGGEIAVDAGPAFGAVRLSVAGNGETLETAFVSCLGEAADLLSQFERPGDIRAVEAGGGHTNFMADGWIAAAAARATRSIDWINASDASSGEPALLPVDLCLRRPPARRAIEPVGALSAGAAAGPSLEIAALRAALELCERDAAAIWWLGGCRPKGFALEHPATKVGAELIARLRQGETARRTILLDITADIGVPVVAAVSMDHDGRGMAYGLSSRLITSDAVKAAVLEMCQMEMAAPIAQAKHAEGGDAVLNEADRRHLRRAEFAAADCELLHPQEMSAQGASGPSAGLELRGLTDHLRNHGIRLFLIDHTRQDIGVPVARAVSPDLQPFSRDVSTMRFTQARRDQDGASLTERERLLF, from the coding sequence ATGGATCGATCGTTGCGGGTTTCCTTGAATTGGGAGGCGTTCGTGATAAATCTGGCTCCGCTTGATTTACATTCCCGATCTGGCAGGAAACTGCTGGAGGGGACAGCAAGTGTTGCGTCGGCCGAGCTTGTCGCGCTAGCGCCTCGTCTGGCACGCACCTTTTCGTTGACGTCTCCGTTCGCGCCGGGCCTGCATTGCATTGGCGGCGAAATAGCGGTCGACGCCGGTCCGGCTTTCGGCGCGGTGAGACTGAGCGTCGCGGGAAATGGCGAGACCTTGGAGACTGCGTTTGTCTCGTGTCTGGGCGAAGCGGCGGATCTGCTTTCACAATTCGAGAGGCCAGGCGACATCAGGGCTGTGGAAGCCGGTGGCGGGCATACGAATTTTATGGCAGACGGTTGGATTGCCGCGGCCGCGGCACGCGCCACCAGGTCGATCGATTGGATCAATGCATCGGACGCATCGAGTGGAGAACCCGCGCTGCTTCCGGTCGATCTTTGCCTCAGGCGGCCACCGGCACGACGGGCGATCGAACCGGTCGGCGCGCTGTCGGCAGGCGCAGCCGCAGGGCCGAGTCTCGAGATCGCCGCTCTTCGCGCTGCTTTGGAGCTCTGCGAGCGTGATGCGGCCGCCATCTGGTGGCTGGGCGGCTGCCGTCCGAAGGGTTTCGCGCTGGAGCATCCGGCAACCAAAGTCGGGGCTGAACTGATCGCGCGATTGCGCCAGGGAGAGACTGCGCGGCGAACCATTCTGCTCGATATCACGGCAGATATTGGCGTTCCAGTTGTTGCGGCTGTGTCGATGGATCATGACGGCCGAGGAATGGCGTACGGACTGTCGTCGAGATTGATCACGAGCGATGCAGTGAAGGCCGCGGTCCTTGAAATGTGCCAAATGGAAATGGCAGCTCCGATTGCGCAGGCCAAGCATGCTGAGGGTGGTGACGCTGTGCTCAACGAGGCGGATCGCCGCCATCTCCGTCGCGCGGAGTTCGCGGCAGCGGACTGTGAGCTTCTTCATCCGCAGGAGATGTCGGCGCAGGGGGCGAGCGGGCCGTCCGCCGGGTTGGAACTCCGGGGACTGACGGACCATCTGCGCAATCACGGTATTCGGCTCTTTCTGATTGACCACACGCGACAAGATATCGGCGTTCCTGTTGCAAGGGCCGTTTCGCCCGACCTGCAGCCGTTTTCAAGGGATGTTTCGACGATGCGGTTTACGCAGGCGCGCCGAGACCAGGATGGCGCAAGTCTCACGGAGCGCGAGAGGCTATTATTCTAG
- a CDS encoding BTAD domain-containing putative transcriptional regulator has product MRGQLILHLLGDFAAKIDGREISLATRKAKALTAYLALSDSPQDTRERLVGLLWSESDEERARASLRQAVHDIKLAFDGAGFAGFRVDKQTLSLVRERIVCDVDEVVAAAAQGTVHSRLLDTQRITDSLLSGLDNVDPAFQVWLLAKRQLLLDRLTLALEHLLPADGDSREASAAALALLNLDPTHEVACRHLIRSRAARGDLGGALKIYKSLWDLLETDYDIEPSRETQALIVGIKQTPGLSEHPQTVPVAPGLHGASREAFAPRRLFISVCAFDGSGVPEDKRHVVNGFRHEFVACLARFREWSVRTLPPLWESEPRTWSSPPEYIVEGSAYESSGTVRLVVTLRDAATSICIWSERYSITLAAWFETQERIVRQIAMSLNIHVSAERLRRLATGGEVTLEIHDRWLRGQSLLLQMTSGHWPAGAALVESLLADAPDFSPALSGLVQFRNIAHIVLPGRFRNTAGHLETLRIAQRSVQLDPLDSRAQLSLAWTYQLIGQLDKSTLHAALAVDLNDNDPWTLMAAGQIFAYCGEYQRAVRLSAASLGSTPIPMPPQVAYSGAIRFLCSDYTRCIDASPRDLGVSPAFAIWGCAAKAHVGRLDEAKAEFEKALEAIAADWHGQPPPTRESMTRWLLHVFPIAIPEDWERLAAGLGAAGAPVTGIEFGVW; this is encoded by the coding sequence GTGCGTGGGCAACTGATCCTCCATCTCCTCGGAGATTTCGCAGCCAAAATCGACGGTCGTGAGATATCGCTTGCAACCCGCAAGGCCAAGGCCCTGACGGCGTATCTCGCTCTTTCGGACAGCCCGCAGGACACACGCGAACGTCTTGTCGGACTGTTATGGAGCGAGAGCGACGAAGAGCGAGCACGGGCTTCGTTGCGGCAAGCCGTGCATGATATCAAGTTGGCCTTCGATGGTGCAGGATTTGCCGGATTCCGTGTCGACAAGCAGACCTTGTCGCTGGTCCGTGAACGGATCGTCTGTGATGTTGACGAGGTGGTCGCGGCGGCCGCGCAGGGCACGGTGCACTCGCGGCTGCTCGATACCCAACGCATTACCGACAGCCTGCTTTCAGGCCTCGACAATGTCGATCCGGCCTTCCAGGTCTGGCTGCTGGCCAAACGCCAACTGCTTCTCGATCGGTTGACACTTGCACTCGAACACCTGCTGCCGGCCGACGGAGATTCCCGTGAGGCAAGTGCCGCAGCCTTGGCCCTGCTGAATCTCGATCCGACGCATGAAGTTGCCTGCCGGCACCTCATTCGCTCACGTGCGGCCCGGGGCGACCTCGGCGGAGCCCTGAAAATTTACAAATCGCTCTGGGATCTGCTGGAGACAGATTACGATATCGAACCCTCCCGCGAAACGCAGGCATTAATCGTTGGCATCAAGCAGACGCCCGGCTTGAGCGAGCACCCGCAAACCGTGCCAGTTGCACCAGGCTTGCATGGCGCATCACGCGAGGCGTTCGCACCGAGGCGATTATTCATATCTGTTTGCGCATTCGACGGGAGCGGTGTACCCGAAGACAAGCGTCACGTCGTCAATGGTTTTCGACATGAATTTGTTGCCTGCCTCGCGCGCTTCCGCGAATGGTCGGTGCGAACACTGCCGCCACTCTGGGAATCGGAACCGAGAACGTGGTCCTCGCCGCCCGAGTATATCGTTGAGGGCAGCGCCTACGAGTCGAGCGGCACGGTTCGGCTCGTTGTCACCCTTCGCGATGCCGCAACGTCGATATGTATCTGGAGCGAACGCTACTCCATCACGCTGGCCGCGTGGTTCGAGACGCAGGAGCGCATCGTCCGCCAGATCGCGATGTCCCTGAATATCCATGTCTCTGCCGAGCGATTGCGTCGTCTTGCGACCGGTGGGGAGGTGACCCTCGAAATCCATGACCGATGGCTGCGCGGTCAGTCGCTGCTCCTGCAAATGACATCCGGACACTGGCCGGCCGGAGCCGCGCTGGTCGAGAGTCTGCTGGCCGATGCGCCTGATTTCTCTCCCGCTTTGAGTGGTCTGGTTCAGTTCCGCAACATCGCGCACATCGTGCTGCCCGGCCGATTTCGGAATACCGCCGGGCATCTGGAGACATTGCGGATAGCGCAACGTTCCGTTCAGCTCGACCCGCTCGATTCACGCGCGCAACTCAGTCTCGCCTGGACCTACCAATTGATCGGACAGCTGGACAAATCGACCCTGCATGCCGCGCTTGCGGTCGATCTCAACGACAACGATCCCTGGACCTTGATGGCGGCGGGGCAGATCTTCGCCTATTGCGGTGAGTACCAGCGCGCCGTGAGGCTGTCGGCCGCATCGCTTGGCAGCACGCCAATACCCATGCCGCCACAGGTCGCTTATTCCGGCGCAATCAGGTTTCTTTGCTCCGACTATACGAGATGCATTGACGCGTCCCCACGCGACCTCGGAGTGTCGCCTGCCTTCGCGATATGGGGCTGCGCGGCCAAGGCCCATGTCGGCCGGCTGGACGAGGCAAAAGCGGAATTCGAGAAGGCGCTGGAAGCGATCGCGGCCGACTGGCATGGCCAGCCGCCGCCGACACGCGAAAGCATGACCCGTTGGCTGCTGCACGTTTTTCCGATCGCGATCCCGGAAGATTGGGAGCGCCTCGCTGCGGGTCTCGGCGCAGCCGGCGCTCCGGTCACCGGAATCGAGTTCGGGGTGTGGTGA
- a CDS encoding peptidoglycan-binding domain-containing protein, with amino-acid sequence MDNATFHGPWDCAEFVSWCVYQAYGVLFGVRPDNPQTADAYTGYWTEDALSSHATIAVSQALNTPGAILLRRPRSQGSGHAIGHIAISRGDGSTVEARGARFGVVIATGAASRPWDYGVLVPGIEYTAGAGQPYVPQAGQLMVTSPLTRGPTVIAVQRALQQRGYEPGRIDGVFGVTTEAAVYNLQAAEGVATDGVVGPETAGLLGLGWPIAVSEGDTDAFAAVEAREQTRIDALSLRLLTPGQDGEARPGNAGAPQGDVGDAEMAARADALLPGPGADEITGFERTEPRPGRFVHFAKLANDSRIYLGSETRYTDDMARRGLYQPSNRLNEIADAGRYDRNTAMGIHGRLAQIIWPTVMGESDGYFARLNSYDRAAFTFGCYQAAAHTPNENLIVLFRMLLALPSAARFFPDLTLVEDGEQVPRVHRRLPDGSVRSLETSRRVTRPNGVVETQIADFMQYLNADPTRVDDAERTTTARLLLWCRQEEARNVQVRHAIATARRKISDTMRRVGAFTGNDWREVIWVNDIRHQGRAGFQRIAQAFEGGNALERLAAIGASNYPDRIKTVRDCIRTLESEDILRGWSAADLQ; translated from the coding sequence ATGGATAATGCAACGTTCCACGGGCCGTGGGACTGTGCCGAATTCGTGTCCTGGTGCGTCTATCAGGCCTACGGTGTGCTGTTCGGCGTGAGGCCGGACAATCCGCAGACCGCAGACGCCTATACCGGGTACTGGACCGAGGACGCGCTGTCGTCGCATGCGACCATTGCTGTCAGCCAGGCGCTGAATACGCCGGGGGCCATTCTGCTGCGCCGGCCGCGTTCTCAAGGCAGTGGTCATGCGATCGGGCACATCGCGATATCGCGAGGGGACGGCAGCACGGTCGAGGCGCGGGGGGCGAGGTTCGGCGTGGTGATCGCTACCGGCGCCGCATCGCGACCTTGGGACTATGGCGTGCTGGTTCCCGGCATCGAATATACAGCCGGCGCTGGGCAGCCCTATGTCCCGCAAGCGGGACAGCTGATGGTCACGTCGCCGCTGACGCGGGGGCCGACGGTCATCGCCGTGCAGCGTGCGCTCCAGCAGCGTGGCTACGAACCAGGTCGGATCGACGGCGTCTTCGGTGTGACAACCGAAGCGGCGGTTTACAATCTGCAAGCCGCGGAAGGGGTGGCGACGGACGGCGTCGTGGGTCCGGAAACCGCCGGTCTTCTCGGCTTGGGGTGGCCGATTGCAGTCAGCGAAGGCGATACGGACGCTTTTGCCGCGGTCGAGGCACGCGAGCAAACACGCATCGATGCGCTCAGCCTTCGTCTGCTGACGCCAGGACAGGATGGCGAGGCGCGCCCGGGTAATGCCGGGGCGCCCCAGGGCGATGTCGGTGATGCTGAAATGGCGGCTCGAGCCGATGCGCTGCTGCCTGGTCCAGGTGCGGATGAGATCACCGGATTCGAGCGCACCGAGCCGAGGCCCGGCCGGTTCGTTCATTTCGCGAAACTTGCAAATGACAGCCGCATCTATCTCGGCTCGGAGACGCGTTACACCGACGACATGGCGCGGCGCGGACTGTATCAGCCGTCCAACCGGCTGAACGAGATTGCGGACGCCGGCCGTTACGACCGCAATACAGCCATGGGCATCCACGGCCGGCTGGCCCAGATCATCTGGCCGACCGTCATGGGAGAGAGCGACGGCTATTTCGCCCGCCTGAACTCCTACGATCGCGCCGCTTTCACCTTCGGCTGTTACCAGGCGGCGGCGCATACGCCGAACGAAAATCTGATCGTGCTATTCCGCATGCTGCTGGCGTTGCCGTCTGCGGCCCGCTTCTTCCCCGATCTGACTCTGGTGGAGGACGGTGAACAGGTTCCGCGCGTGCATCGCAGGCTTCCTGATGGATCGGTCCGGTCGCTCGAAACGTCGCGCAGGGTGACGCGCCCGAACGGTGTCGTCGAGACGCAGATCGCTGACTTCATGCAGTACCTCAATGCCGATCCGACACGCGTCGACGATGCGGAGAGGACCACCACCGCCAGGCTGTTGCTCTGGTGCCGCCAGGAGGAGGCGCGCAATGTGCAGGTGCGCCACGCCATAGCGACGGCACGACGCAAGATCAGCGACACTATGCGACGCGTCGGGGCTTTCACCGGCAACGACTGGCGCGAGGTCATCTGGGTCAACGATATCCGCCATCAGGGGCGCGCCGGATTCCAGAGGATCGCGCAGGCCTTCGAAGGCGGCAACGCGCTCGAACGGCTGGCCGCCATCGGCGCGAGCAACTATCCGGATCGGATCAAGACCGTACGCGACTGCATTCGCACGTTGGAGAGCGAGGACATCTTGCGCGGCTGGTCCGCGGCCGATCTGCAATAG
- a CDS encoding S53 family peptidase: MIANYVEIPGSHREPPKGLPAIASAHASTPGEPIEISVYLKDRSADDLLQQGPLSASAAAAKNAPAYDVAGQRAAEYANDFAKIADFANETGLAIVRQDPARRLVKLSGPIDKIEAAFRTKLHYYNDGQQGFRARSGTLSAPADVVDSVEAVLGLDTRPIAKAKLTHHLDPHAVVGHLPNEVAKLYGFPNTTGNGAGQCIALIELGGGFRDSDNQAAFRAMNLNTPRVMPISVSGGQNQPGRDPNADSEVALDIQVAGGAAPGASIAVYFAPNTVQGFVDAITRAVHDQQNRPSIISISWGSAELNWSGQGLAAMNTAFKDAASLNITVLAAAGDNLATDGIGDGRAHTDFPASSPFVIGCGGTVIDTSDGVITSEKVWNRNGGGTGGGISDVFAMPAYQANANIPESVNDRKVRRGVPDIAGDADPRSGFSVVVGGIGGTIGGTSAVAPLFAGFFALINEACSKPAGFALPLLYGSTAAFRSVVSGDNKVGNIGYTAGPGWNACTGLGVPDGSRLFAVFKQASADPASAVA, from the coding sequence ATGATTGCCAATTACGTTGAAATACCCGGAAGTCATCGCGAACCACCCAAAGGTCTGCCGGCGATCGCCTCGGCCCACGCTTCAACGCCCGGGGAGCCGATCGAAATCAGCGTCTATCTGAAAGATCGCAGCGCCGACGATCTTCTGCAGCAGGGACCTCTTTCTGCGTCAGCGGCCGCAGCAAAGAATGCGCCGGCATACGACGTTGCTGGCCAGCGGGCAGCGGAATACGCCAACGATTTCGCGAAAATCGCAGACTTTGCGAATGAAACGGGGTTGGCGATCGTCAGGCAGGATCCAGCGCGCCGGCTGGTCAAACTCTCCGGTCCGATCGACAAGATCGAAGCCGCCTTCAGGACCAAGCTGCACTACTACAATGACGGTCAGCAGGGGTTTCGCGCGCGTTCAGGCACCCTCTCGGCGCCGGCTGATGTGGTCGACAGCGTGGAGGCCGTTTTGGGCCTCGACACGAGACCGATTGCAAAGGCGAAGCTCACCCATCACCTGGACCCGCATGCCGTCGTGGGACATCTCCCCAACGAGGTGGCGAAACTCTACGGATTTCCGAACACGACCGGCAACGGAGCCGGCCAGTGCATCGCTCTGATCGAACTCGGCGGTGGCTTCCGGGACAGCGACAACCAAGCGGCGTTCAGGGCCATGAATCTGAATACGCCGAGGGTCATGCCGATCTCGGTGTCGGGAGGACAAAACCAGCCCGGCAGGGATCCCAACGCGGATAGTGAGGTCGCGCTGGATATCCAGGTCGCGGGCGGAGCGGCTCCGGGAGCCAGCATCGCGGTGTATTTCGCCCCCAACACCGTCCAGGGCTTCGTCGATGCCATCACCAGGGCGGTCCACGATCAGCAAAATCGTCCGTCGATCATCTCGATCAGCTGGGGATCGGCGGAACTGAACTGGAGCGGCCAGGGCCTCGCCGCGATGAACACGGCGTTCAAGGACGCTGCGTCGTTGAATATAACGGTGCTTGCGGCGGCAGGCGACAATCTTGCGACCGATGGTATCGGCGACGGCCGCGCGCATACCGATTTTCCGGCGTCGAGCCCGTTTGTCATCGGCTGCGGTGGCACTGTGATCGATACCAGTGACGGCGTCATCACCAGCGAGAAGGTCTGGAATCGCAACGGCGGCGGAACCGGCGGCGGCATCAGCGATGTATTCGCGATGCCCGCTTATCAGGCCAATGCGAACATCCCGGAGTCGGTCAACGATCGAAAAGTCAGGCGAGGCGTGCCGGATATTGCCGGCGATGCCGACCCCCGCAGCGGCTTTTCCGTCGTCGTCGGCGGCATTGGCGGAACGATTGGCGGAACCAGCGCGGTGGCGCCATTGTTCGCGGGATTTTTTGCGCTGATCAACGAGGCGTGCAGCAAGCCCGCCGGATTTGCCCTCCCGCTGTTGTATGGCAGTACGGCAGCGTTCCGTTCGGTTGTCAGCGGCGACAACAAGGTTGGCAATATCGGCTACACCGCCGGCCCGGGCTGGAATGCCTGCACTGGTCTCGGCGTGCCTGATGGTTCGAGACTCTTTGCCGTCTTCAAGCAGGCGTCCGCTGATCCAGCTTCGGCGGTTGCTTGA
- a CDS encoding peptidoglycan-binding domain-containing protein → MNDHSIFAFRSGDGVIAPDKLELTDAELQRARVQEQSADDPAPEPETLMQRASRFIATFSAATPLKAKWPEQDAHAPDYRHLSASTIGAATTFMLTPDVVELLIGANRFDPHGMNDVIALAFRGLALGKATEIGSRHEVENATSIEVTDVRPNHSDYRCLLGFYKRDADPTKRRLTLFSGSTVPNPYYMRGYYNKVNFGVSFSTACNMVPTGGYVFRVAAHKHGTIKPALRMTDPDDLAQDATCTVLRTTNDLIFGVDDTWDTSMPYDNVHCTYVTSVKAEWEASFSSAGCLTVRGKQLTSDQWAKFQAVLNQLGSGKRCDLVLLTGRDAGIAAAMLLNGQSGDDVALRRELIRLRPGSQSAEVARLREKLGLSAGNYFGPVTKKKLTERQTQQGQPADGIFTPELDTLWGWNVFGAPPGV, encoded by the coding sequence ATGAACGATCATTCGATATTCGCATTCCGATCCGGCGACGGCGTGATCGCGCCCGATAAACTCGAACTGACCGATGCCGAGTTGCAGCGGGCGAGAGTGCAGGAGCAATCGGCGGACGACCCGGCGCCGGAACCTGAAACGCTGATGCAGCGGGCTTCCCGGTTCATCGCAACCTTCAGTGCCGCAACGCCGCTGAAGGCGAAGTGGCCGGAGCAGGATGCGCATGCCCCGGATTACCGCCATTTGAGCGCCAGCACGATCGGCGCGGCGACAACCTTCATGTTGACGCCCGATGTCGTCGAACTGCTGATCGGCGCCAATCGGTTCGACCCCCACGGCATGAATGATGTCATCGCCCTCGCTTTTCGCGGGTTGGCGCTGGGCAAGGCGACGGAAATCGGATCCAGGCACGAAGTGGAGAACGCCACCTCGATCGAGGTTACCGACGTTCGGCCCAATCACAGCGACTATCGCTGCCTCCTGGGTTTCTACAAGCGCGACGCGGATCCGACGAAACGCCGTCTGACCTTGTTCTCGGGTTCGACGGTTCCGAACCCGTACTACATGCGCGGCTATTACAACAAGGTGAACTTCGGCGTGTCGTTCAGTACCGCATGCAACATGGTCCCGACCGGTGGTTACGTATTCCGGGTGGCAGCGCACAAGCATGGCACTATCAAGCCCGCGCTGCGCATGACCGATCCCGACGACCTGGCGCAGGACGCGACGTGCACGGTACTGCGAACGACCAACGACCTCATCTTCGGAGTCGACGATACTTGGGACACCAGCATGCCTTACGACAACGTGCACTGCACCTATGTCACGAGCGTGAAAGCCGAATGGGAAGCATCGTTTTCGTCGGCCGGCTGCCTGACTGTCCGTGGCAAACAGCTCACGAGCGACCAATGGGCCAAGTTTCAGGCCGTGCTGAACCAGCTCGGATCGGGCAAACGCTGTGATCTTGTGCTGTTGACGGGCCGCGACGCGGGCATCGCGGCTGCGATGCTTCTCAATGGGCAGTCGGGCGACGACGTCGCGCTGCGTCGTGAACTCATCCGGTTGCGGCCGGGCTCGCAAAGCGCCGAGGTTGCTCGTCTGCGCGAGAAGCTCGGCCTCTCCGCCGGAAACTATTTCGGTCCGGTCACGAAAAAGAAGCTCACCGAGCGGCAGACCCAGCAAGGCCAGCCCGCTGACGGCATCTTCACGCCTGAGCTCGATACCTTGTGGGGCTGGAACGTGTTCGGAGCACCGCCAGGCGTATGA
- a CDS encoding amino acid synthesis family protein — translation MDIRKTVVFDEEIAVEHGTRLASPLRRVALGVVLKNPLVGKPVGTDLAPLIDISFKVGDMLTRKALELIGDPKNLRAYSKAALVGTAGDLEHGAVMIHARIGMAMRGVIRRGRVPIPGNAKVVAPGAHADMIFGPIDDGWDLDAIDTMPVMVADAPRPDEILLLVGYMAGPRPHARSKGPDQKDVDALLKSFA, via the coding sequence ATGGATATCCGCAAGACGGTTGTTTTCGATGAGGAGATCGCGGTGGAGCATGGGACGCGGCTTGCGTCCCCGCTGCGGCGGGTGGCGCTCGGCGTGGTGCTGAAAAATCCGCTGGTCGGCAAGCCGGTCGGCACGGATCTGGCGCCGCTGATCGATATCTCTTTCAAGGTCGGCGACATGCTGACCAGGAAAGCGCTCGAGCTGATCGGCGACCCCAAAAATCTGCGAGCTTATTCCAAGGCGGCGCTGGTGGGCACGGCCGGTGACCTCGAACACGGCGCGGTGATGATCCACGCCCGCATCGGGATGGCGATGCGCGGGGTGATCCGCCGCGGTCGGGTTCCGATTCCGGGCAATGCCAAGGTGGTGGCGCCCGGCGCGCATGCCGACATGATCTTCGGCCCGATCGACGATGGATGGGATCTCGATGCCATCGACACCATGCCGGTCATGGTTGCGGACGCGCCGCGTCCGGACGAGATCCTGCTGCTGGTCGGCTACATGGCCGGTCCGCGCCCGCACGCGCGGTCCAAGGGGCCGGATCAGAAGGATGTCGATGCGCTCCTCAAATCATTCGCTTGA
- a CDS encoding LysR family transcriptional regulator, whose protein sequence is MKSRTRSAGPGPGKASAPETKVAVFPWDDVQYFLELVRKTTLLKAARRLGVSHTTVLRRIANLERRLDHKLFERTQKGFVLTEAGWRLLAHAEAMAQAADEISSVGHVGNDLSGPVRIAVVEGFAARILSPALPAFREQHPNIAVEVVTAMQIANLTRREADISIGLVRPTGPRLVARRLARCDVHLYASHTYVERHGEPARIEDIDEHVFVDYIEDLIEIPSLKWLRDTTGQRNVVFSSTSPLAQLNAVLAGVGIGMFPDYIVRGEPSVRMILPKQVKAEREFWLAIHEDLRNVPRMAAVFNFIKAMVQADSSFRR, encoded by the coding sequence ATGAAGTCCCGGACCAGGTCGGCTGGACCGGGGCCAGGGAAAGCGAGCGCGCCTGAGACAAAGGTCGCTGTGTTTCCCTGGGACGACGTGCAGTATTTCCTCGAACTGGTGCGCAAGACCACGCTGCTCAAGGCGGCGCGGCGGCTGGGCGTGTCGCACACCACCGTGCTGCGCCGCATCGCCAATCTGGAGCGACGCCTCGATCACAAGCTGTTCGAGCGAACCCAGAAAGGGTTCGTGCTGACGGAAGCCGGATGGCGGCTGCTGGCGCATGCGGAAGCAATGGCGCAGGCCGCGGATGAAATCTCGTCGGTCGGCCATGTCGGCAACGATTTGTCCGGCCCGGTTCGCATCGCGGTGGTGGAAGGCTTTGCCGCGCGGATTCTGTCGCCCGCGCTGCCGGCATTTCGCGAACAGCACCCCAATATCGCGGTCGAGGTGGTCACCGCGATGCAGATCGCCAACCTGACCAGGCGGGAAGCCGATATCTCGATCGGCCTGGTGCGGCCGACCGGTCCGCGCCTGGTCGCGCGCCGGCTGGCGCGATGCGATGTTCATCTGTATGCGTCGCACACATATGTCGAGCGCCATGGCGAGCCGGCGCGCATCGAGGACATCGATGAGCATGTCTTCGTCGATTATATCGAGGATCTCATCGAAATCCCCAGCCTGAAATGGCTTCGCGACACCACGGGCCAGCGCAACGTGGTGTTTAGCAGCACAAGCCCGCTGGCGCAGCTCAATGCGGTTCTTGCCGGCGTCGGCATCGGGATGTTTCCCGATTACATCGTGCGTGGCGAGCCGTCGGTCAGGATGATCCTGCCGAAGCAGGTGAAGGCGGAACGCGAGTTCTGGCTGGCGATCCATGAAGATCTCAGGAACGTGCCGCGCATGGCCGCCGTGTTCAATTTCATCAAGGCGATGGTCCAGGCGGATTCCTCGTTTCGACGATGA
- a CDS encoding glutamine amidotransferase has product MTKTAIAIRHIAFEDLGSFQTVLEAAGYTVQYRDAGVDDLRALRADTVDLLAVLGGPIGAYQDDDYPFLTGEISLIESRLALGRPTLGICLGAQLMARALGARVYPGPAAEIGWAPVTLTDAGRAGPLRCLADVAMLHWHGDTFDLPEGAERLASTSICANQAFAIGRNTLAFQFHPEAGGRDFERWLIGHASELARVGLSPQSLRADNARLSAANIAAGQHCLRAWLEELDRQ; this is encoded by the coding sequence ATGACAAAAACGGCAATTGCGATCCGCCATATTGCTTTCGAGGATCTCGGCAGCTTCCAGACGGTGCTGGAAGCGGCAGGATACACGGTCCAGTATCGCGACGCCGGTGTCGATGATCTCCGCGCGCTTCGAGCCGACACCGTCGATCTCTTGGCCGTGCTGGGCGGTCCGATCGGCGCCTATCAGGACGATGATTATCCGTTCCTGACTGGCGAGATCTCGCTGATCGAAAGCCGGCTTGCGTTGGGCCGGCCGACGCTGGGCATTTGCCTCGGTGCGCAGCTGATGGCACGGGCGCTGGGCGCGCGGGTCTATCCCGGCCCGGCCGCCGAGATCGGCTGGGCACCGGTCACCTTGACCGATGCCGGCCGCGCCGGACCGCTGCGTTGTCTTGCTGACGTCGCCATGCTGCATTGGCACGGCGATACCTTCGATCTGCCGGAGGGAGCGGAGCGGCTGGCGTCGACATCGATCTGCGCCAACCAGGCCTTTGCCATCGGGCGCAACACACTCGCATTCCAGTTTCATCCGGAGGCCGGCGGCCGCGATTTCGAGCGCTGGCTGATCGGCCATGCGTCCGAACTGGCCCGCGTCGGGCTTTCGCCCCAAAGCCTGCGCGCCGATAATGCGCGCCTGTCGGCGGCAAACATCGCCGCCGGGCAACATTGCTTGCGTGCCTGGCTGGAAGAGCTTGACCGGCAATGA